ATTCCAAGGGTCTTCGCCTGGGGTCGTTCGACCAGATCCGCGGGATCATCGACGAAGAGCTTGAAGCCGTGTGGTCCGGTGACAAGGACGCGCAGGCCGCGCTGGACTCCGCCGTGGAGCGGGGCAATGCCCTGCTGCGCCGGTTCGAGCAGGCGAGCCGCTAACGACACCGCGCGCACCCGGATCGGGGCGTGCGAGAAGGTGACATGGGGGCGGGCATGGCGGTGCCCGTCCCTTTCGACGCCGAGGGGGGCACATGGAAAAGCGCGTGACGTTCAAGGGCTTGTGGCTGCCACTGTTACTGGTGGCACCGCAGATCGTGATCACGGCCCTGTTCTTCTTCTATCCAGCCGGACAGGCGATCTGGCAGTCGCTGTTCATCCCGGACCCTTTCGGGCTGTCGATGCAATGGGTGGGCCTTGGGAATTTCGAGTTCCTGTTCAGCGACCCCTTCTACCGCGCGTCCTTCGTGACCACGGCGGTCTTCTCGATCCTGGTGACAGTGGTATCGATGGGCGTCGCACTCTATCTCGCGCTGCTGGCGGACCGGCTGATCAAGGGGTCCGGGACGTACCGGACGCTGCTGATCTGGCCCTATGCGGTGGCCCCGGCGGTGGCGGGGGTGCTGTGGCTGTTCATGTTCAACACGCGGGTGGGCGTGGTGACCTGGTACCTGGGTCAGTTGGGCTACGACTGGAACCATGTTCTCAACGAGGAAGAGGCCATGGGGCTGGTGGTCGTGGCCAGCGCTTGGGGGCGGATCAGCTACAACTTTCTGTTTTTCCTCGCCGGGCTGCAAGCGATCCCGAAATCGGTGATCGAGGCGGCGGCGATCGACGGGGCGCGGTTCTGGACCCGGTTCCGGACGATCGTCTTTCCGCTCCTGTCGCCGGTGACGTTTTTCCTGCTGGTGGTGAACATTATCTACGCCTTCTTCGAGACCTTTGGGGTGATCCACACGATCACCAGCGGCGGGCCGCAGCAGGCGACGACGATCCTGGTTTACAAGGTCTATTCCGACGGGTTCGTGGGGCAGGATCTGGGCTCCTCAGCGGCGCAGTCGGTGGTGTTGCTGGTGCTGGTGTCGATCCTGACGGTGATCCAGTTCAAATACGTGGAACGGAAGGTGCATTACTGATGGCGGAGCGGTCTGGCATGGTCGAGAAGCGCGGGCTGGGCCTGTGGCTGACCCATTTGGGTCTGATCATCGGGGTGGCGTTCATCTTCTTTCCGATCTGGCTGGCCTTCGTGGCCTCGACGGTCAGCCAGCCCGAGATCGTGCGCCCGCCCATGCCCCTGCTGCCCGGGGACCAGTTGGTCGAGAACTACACCCGCGCCCTGACCGCGGGGATCAATGCGCCGGTCGCACTGATGCTGGGCAATTCACTGATCATGGCGTTGGGGATCGCGCTGGGAAAGATCGCGATCTCGCTGCTGTCGGCCTTTGCCATCGTGTATTTCCGGTTTCCGGGGCGGATGCTGTTTTTCTGGCTGATCTTCCTGACGCTGATGCTGCCGGTGGAGGTGCGGATCGTGCCGACCTACGAGGTGATCGCGAATTTCGGGATGCTGAACAGCTACCAAGGGTTGATCCTGCCGCTGGTGGCCTCGGCCACGGCGACGTTCCTGTTTCGGCAATTCTTCATGACGGTGCCGGATGAGCTGGCCGAGGCCGCGCGGGTCGACGGGGCGCGGCCCATGCGGTTTTTCTTCGACATCCTGCTGCCGATGAGCCGGACGAACATCGCAGCGCTGTTCGTGATCCTGTTCATCTATGGCTGGAACCAGTATCTCTGGCCGCTTTTGATCACGACCGACCCGGAGATGAACACCATCGTCATGGGCATCAAGCAGATGTTCCCATCAGGTGACGACACCGCCGACTGGCCGGTGATCATGGCGACCTCGATCCTGGCGATGGTGCCGCCGGTGATCGTGGTGATCACCATGCAGCGGCTGTTCGTGCGCGGACTTGTGGAAAGTGAGAAGTAGATGGCGACGCTGACGCTGGACAATGTCAAGAAATCCTTCGGCAAGACCGATGTGATCCACGGGGTGAGCATCGATGTGACCGAAGGCGAGTTCATCGTGATCGTGGGGCCGTCGGGCTGCGGCAAGTCCACCTTGTTGCGCATGGTCGCAGGCCTGGAAACCGTGAGTTCGGGGGAGGTGCGGATCGATGGGCGGGTGGTCAACACGCTGGAGCCGATGGACCGCGACATCGCGATGGTGTTCCAGAACTACGCGCTGTACCCACATATGTCGGTCTTCGACAACATGGCCTACGGGCTGAAGATCGCGAAGGTGCCCAAGGCGGAGATCGCCGACCGGGTGGCGGTGGCCGCCAAGCTCTTGCAGTTGGAGCCGTACCTGGGTCGCAAG
The Dinoroseobacter shibae DFL 12 = DSM 16493 genome window above contains:
- the ugpE gene encoding sn-glycerol-3-phosphate ABC transporter permease UgpE — translated: MVEKRGLGLWLTHLGLIIGVAFIFFPIWLAFVASTVSQPEIVRPPMPLLPGDQLVENYTRALTAGINAPVALMLGNSLIMALGIALGKIAISLLSAFAIVYFRFPGRMLFFWLIFLTLMLPVEVRIVPTYEVIANFGMLNSYQGLILPLVASATATFLFRQFFMTVPDELAEAARVDGARPMRFFFDILLPMSRTNIAALFVILFIYGWNQYLWPLLITTDPEMNTIVMGIKQMFPSGDDTADWPVIMATSILAMVPPVIVVITMQRLFVRGLVESEK
- the ugpA gene encoding sn-glycerol-3-phosphate ABC transporter permease UgpA, which encodes MEKRVTFKGLWLPLLLVAPQIVITALFFFYPAGQAIWQSLFIPDPFGLSMQWVGLGNFEFLFSDPFYRASFVTTAVFSILVTVVSMGVALYLALLADRLIKGSGTYRTLLIWPYAVAPAVAGVLWLFMFNTRVGVVTWYLGQLGYDWNHVLNEEEAMGLVVVASAWGRISYNFLFFLAGLQAIPKSVIEAAAIDGARFWTRFRTIVFPLLSPVTFFLLVVNIIYAFFETFGVIHTITSGGPQQATTILVYKVYSDGFVGQDLGSSAAQSVVLLVLVSILTVIQFKYVERKVHY